From Paenibacillus sp. V4I7, one genomic window encodes:
- a CDS encoding CopG family ribbon-helix-helix protein yields MSNAHNTKRIMISLPDNLLQEVDGIVEKENSNRSEFIRQAMKLYLIERKKRSLRESMQRGYMEMAKINLSMASEAFQAEEEADGTLDRLVSGV; encoded by the coding sequence GTGAGCAATGCGCATAATACGAAAAGGATCATGATTAGCTTGCCTGACAATCTGTTGCAAGAAGTGGACGGTATTGTCGAGAAGGAGAATTCCAATCGCAGCGAATTTATTCGCCAGGCAATGAAGCTGTATTTAATTGAACGTAAAAAGCGCAGTCTACGCGAATCCATGCAGCGTGGGTATATGGAGATGGCGAAAATAAATCTCAGCATGGCATCTGAAGCTTTTCAAGCGGAGGAAGAAGCGGACGGTACGCTTGATCGCTTAGTAAGCGGGGTGTAA
- a CDS encoding type II toxin-antitoxin system PemK/MazF family toxin codes for MIVKRGDVFFADLSPVVGSEQGGVRPVLVIQNDIGNRFSPTVIVAAITAQIQKAKLPTHVEIDAETHGFDRDSVILLEQIRTIDKQRLTDKITHLDEETMRKVDDALQISVGLIEF; via the coding sequence GTGATTGTCAAACGTGGTGATGTTTTTTTCGCAGATCTTTCGCCGGTTGTAGGGTCGGAGCAGGGAGGGGTTCGTCCTGTTCTAGTGATCCAAAATGATATCGGCAACCGCTTTAGCCCAACCGTGATTGTTGCAGCGATTACAGCTCAAATCCAGAAGGCGAAGCTTCCCACGCATGTGGAAATCGATGCGGAAACGCATGGTTTCGACAGAGATTCGGTGATTCTGCTTGAACAAATCAGAACAATCGATAAGCAACGGCTTACGGACAAAATTACGCATTTGGATGAAGAAACGATGCGCAAAGTTGACGATGCTTTGCAAATTAGTGTGGGACTGATAGAGTTTTGA
- a CDS encoding Tex family protein: protein MEEQKLSETEGKKTKASEYEEPREKVQISEEKKAEIQERILKQISAELQLPAGKVKTTMGLLDEGNTIPFIARYRKEMTGELDENQLRDIEDRLQYLRNLEDRKIEVVRLIDEQGKLTDELRKSIEGAAKLQEIEDLYRPFRQKRKTRASVAKERGLEPLAEWIWKQPRQGSLEQEAARYVNADKQVGSAADAIQGAMDILAENIADDAKIRAWVRRYTHDQGILRTEAKDAKAESVYEMYYAYQEPVKRLPPHRILAINRGEREDILKVGLDVAVDKIHDYMVRQVVKGDSVVRDVLRSVVEDAYKRLLAPSIEREVRGEMTEMGEEQAIKIFAENLRNLLLQAPVKGHVVLGVDPAYRTGCKLAVIDDTGKMLEIAVTYPTPPNNKVAEAKAKFKQLISKHGVELIVIGNGTASRETEQFVAELIAEIKEQKLKYLIVSEAGASVYSASKLAQTEFPELDVAERSAISIARRLQDPLAELVKIEPKAIGVGQYQHDVSQKRLDENLKAVVESAVNHVGVDLNTASPSLLSYVSGVNATLAKNIVKYREENGKFSSRQELSKVPRLGAKTFEQCVGFMRIPGGRNPLDNTPIHPESYDVVDRLFKELRLELAQLGSQQLLALLQTLEPEELAPKLGVGVPTMRDILDSLQRPGRDPRDEVPAPIFRTDVLQLEDLVPGMELTGTVRNVIDFGAFVDIGIKNDGLVHISQLKNGFVKHPMDVVSVGDIVQVWVLSVDEKKGRVGLTMKKPQQ from the coding sequence ATGGAAGAGCAAAAGTTGAGCGAGACAGAGGGAAAGAAGACAAAGGCTAGTGAGTATGAAGAGCCAAGGGAGAAAGTACAGATCTCCGAAGAAAAGAAAGCAGAGATCCAGGAGCGTATCCTGAAGCAGATCTCTGCTGAGTTGCAGCTGCCGGCTGGCAAAGTGAAGACAACGATGGGGCTGCTCGATGAGGGCAACACGATTCCTTTTATCGCACGTTACCGCAAAGAGATGACAGGCGAGCTGGATGAGAACCAGCTGCGAGATATCGAGGATCGGTTGCAGTACTTGCGCAACCTTGAGGATCGTAAGATCGAGGTTGTTCGTTTAATTGATGAGCAGGGCAAGTTGACGGATGAACTGCGCAAGTCGATTGAAGGCGCTGCGAAGCTGCAGGAAATCGAGGATTTGTACAGACCGTTCCGTCAAAAGCGCAAAACGAGAGCGAGCGTTGCCAAAGAGCGCGGTCTTGAGCCGTTAGCGGAATGGATTTGGAAGCAGCCTCGTCAAGGCTCGCTGGAACAAGAAGCAGCGCGTTATGTGAACGCGGACAAGCAGGTAGGAAGCGCCGCTGATGCGATTCAAGGCGCAATGGATATTCTTGCGGAGAATATCGCGGACGATGCTAAGATTCGAGCTTGGGTGCGTAGATATACGCATGATCAGGGGATTTTGCGTACGGAGGCCAAAGATGCAAAGGCTGAATCCGTCTATGAGATGTACTACGCCTATCAAGAGCCTGTTAAACGCTTGCCGCCTCACCGTATTCTCGCGATTAATCGTGGAGAGCGGGAGGACATCCTAAAGGTTGGCTTGGATGTTGCGGTCGATAAAATTCACGATTATATGGTTAGACAAGTCGTGAAAGGTGATTCCGTTGTTCGCGACGTGCTTCGCTCCGTTGTAGAGGATGCTTATAAAAGATTACTTGCGCCTTCTATTGAGCGCGAAGTGCGCGGTGAAATGACCGAGATGGGCGAGGAGCAAGCGATTAAGATTTTCGCGGAAAATCTACGGAATCTGCTGCTCCAAGCCCCGGTCAAAGGGCACGTGGTGCTGGGTGTCGATCCAGCTTACCGGACAGGCTGTAAGCTGGCCGTCATAGACGACACCGGTAAAATGCTTGAAATCGCCGTCACCTACCCGACGCCACCGAATAATAAGGTGGCGGAAGCGAAGGCGAAGTTCAAGCAGTTGATCAGCAAGCATGGTGTCGAGCTGATCGTTATCGGTAATGGGACGGCTTCCCGTGAAACGGAGCAGTTTGTTGCGGAGCTGATTGCTGAGATCAAGGAGCAGAAGCTCAAGTACTTGATCGTAAGCGAAGCGGGGGCGAGCGTGTACTCCGCGTCAAAGCTGGCGCAGACGGAGTTCCCGGAGCTCGACGTAGCCGAGCGCAGCGCGATCTCGATCGCGCGGAGGCTGCAGGACCCGCTCGCGGAGCTTGTGAAGATCGAGCCGAAGGCCATCGGCGTCGGGCAGTACCAGCATGACGTTTCGCAGAAACGTCTGGACGAGAACTTGAAGGCCGTCGTAGAGTCGGCCGTTAACCATGTCGGCGTGGACCTGAACACGGCGTCCCCGTCCTTGCTCTCGTACGTGTCGGGCGTGAATGCGACACTGGCGAAGAACATCGTCAAGTATCGCGAGGAGAACGGCAAGTTCAGCTCCCGACAGGAGCTGTCGAAGGTTCCGCGCCTTGGCGCGAAAACCTTCGAGCAGTGTGTCGGGTTCATGCGGATTCCGGGCGGCCGTAACCCGCTCGACAACACCCCGATCCATCCGGAGTCTTACGACGTGGTGGATCGGCTGTTCAAGGAGCTGCGCCTAGAGTTGGCGCAGCTTGGCTCACAGCAGCTGCTGGCGCTGCTGCAGACGCTGGAGCCAGAGGAACTGGCTCCTAAGCTGGGCGTAGGTGTCCCGACGATGCGGGACATCCTAGACAGCCTGCAGCGGCCTGGGCGAGATCCGCGGGACGAAGTCCCTGCGCCGATCTTCCGCACCGATGTGCTGCAGCTTGAAGACCTTGTGCCGGGCATGGAATTGACCGGCACGGTGCGCAACGTTATCGACTTCGGTGCCTTCGTCGATATCGGCATTAAGAACGATGGGCTGGTGCATATTTCCCAGCTCAAGAACGGCTTCGTGAAACACCCCATGGATGTGGTGTCCGTTGGGGACATCGTCCAAGTATGGGTGCTTAGCGTAGACGAGAAAAAAGGCCGCGTTGGCTTGACTATGAAAAAGCCTCAGCAATAG